In Bombus fervidus isolate BK054 chromosome 11, iyBomFerv1, whole genome shotgun sequence, a single genomic region encodes these proteins:
- the Sptz gene encoding zinc finger FYVE-type containing 26 spastizin isoform X2, with protein MSRETRTLEINKYILSKLWYTSLIIYRRNNNKSFFSQCNNDIEDFVESKTLITNLIHSQNENQYQWISYILLHKLLDNIALDTKYVEKPQSYVQMTYALQLYKNLTIYLQQELLAFYKNSLERRSSEDFEKIQNGYFILLKQNVCDNPFITCWILNELLLIYPKSSVNIIYSIQNFYFLLIKELMEFELSKHKSDNDNYFGCILCIISKMNIVEFNDPTLSKWLFPMMLKTKNIQDIEFALYSRTDHHFLKKWCTFLSEFYIHSKPNNNLNHVLKIQKILFHFPSASAPILNKNNLIERISNNKLHWIIDILDMCYILMINGRYNDVSLILSCTLLKAFWPVLLFKVLHEYSQEEIFLNNAKKDYDFICNSIEFLIPKCNFDVLCDPTLNELQNVLWKNVKILKYILNCIREDVKTDNIYHDEIIETTDFQQKLSIQQIFNLLQHFDSLLVLKMTTDIYEQNYEKVKNLLKDVCEPENVFIAYCSILSALKGVLLCNSYDAKQSIISKYFFDMDHYIKMLFPLNLRIQVIENIFCLLFLRYEDFGPTQKNYDKSYINKSHEQLKFESKWMKQHLGGFICNKYVVRDILFHLEDIISITKTACTEESIEKKEQIQNNIASINAAITDAKWRFELYTTSEFTKNINMKYENKSYLSKFKPKSLLGGKLPSDCSKEKIFFYQEGNISDGTETRSSNSSESELVHNTKWRKRSNSLVLTTDDITTKDIIHKPLFVNFMLATKESLIIRCLWKNDYAKAQAIIETCNMENTQLTGEVQFSKALRTLRENVCKQANTLKNNDQSPENSQFSTLENIRLVTQEGIKSSRQTSQFETFLVSQEMNLRLLSMEIFTNNEILAICALDLALTMSQTYPISQNLCEIAVKYLKLCKTFDNTEYVYFFHKFCQLLYEKKDVASVEDILCDARIALCIKECKEKENFWTDIMINHHEFKESQTDKDTINQILKDSNYLPGLKILSKTVTVACGSQKYMQNMCSHLQLLHSIIPTEHTISTVSDLLKIPLHYYFGYQIFELKIEPQKLEAIAHDLQVNLSYSILTNTCPKLSYQEDSSYTIISKENGCIILNKASSKSDLNYKLQRPNQCVSEILTEMLQILHDLNVNQSRLDPDVCKTILNYPEIQTVLKKTSRLASLDLSELSVGNETLAFLLNTWNLMFLHTALTIWGNRPPFNNLQHAISLMSVGYLIGDLGLVTIAALRSKLLNNIMLDNKFFIQVEELNEPAWQDLDITHDPRIIFVMANEFLGSPRIQVYNSDSLDEDLTNAFHEYLNYYSCEKSTQRIEKQKIMLLPKIVEQYQTFISQNSKNDLQISNNSNKLFSINDYFKSFNEDIVIQYMPLSYSYNVILKYSNYFNSYNHKQINQYNTTWKNHNIRPSLLQYLEGQYWVVSYLLQRINNENPTILRNSCDNLKRTACLENLLTSYWTKELKLLFENNQTLAAISEAISIQKLWSHFELMLKEDELDACLRLINALPTHIALNSELQCFRDKILSQIISKKKDTFNTEILQYLYQIKDIYILSQTVLYNVNKWHINICENALLHTVYHVDNYKLPIHCKLQLNEILHRVLIFHKMLPYCIIKSNEISYNIAYCTEKVDPLQIIKSLINADKFELCLEWMECQAFSLEIHPSVTQDFLIGFLKNESQNFKQTLKFFQALPLGQSIKLCKIVLKKLESIDSLRFICNYLLQYCKATETIKYRRTLLGIDILSMLNVQERPLYIHLIKEPLLMLEQLLMNCKFESIQRILSRIQNKLNQTDIPRSSFDKLIRFYAQKSLDCRVSLQCDSIENKTKNVQHSASEIENIEFVMPIVVPTKEEWIPNDKARKCSCCKNVIFSMFNRRHHCRRCGRVICATCSQHRMQVSGYPPSVLVRVCNDCKRQTALQMHTFQGTESTPSSEIFDYWRLTRDQKHNDTIREEFSFEYAPNISLCLAILNLHSEHQTYASFLLDCCDEMKRLLQPVSGGRVNPEVDHTVIIKMIRSLLVAAKVKCAKLGLNTGLAHCDRFLSQVDLIASLVQFDCLHLIPSDSLHDYTLRKLRDLLIKKEQWTLALDVSTKAGLECLDTQGVWATWGKACLKMGYFNQAREKFFHCLDKVQPENFDDWVILSYPEESEILIKNGTQKLINESNKNKEIKVDKLSTKKIEFSKNRPLKDPPLLIEILQILDNLSIYKQYVQHPHQYKFNTSQEMLNNFGSFKIASQRQLDIKNTSVTVQNICYHESIYYLLTYGSYNSILEFFLKHEEFDKCLIFTLENDLEPDLFFNAIYLYCLRNGSIDKLHEAMMNKDSNLLIWKKYLIYICHSLEKRQYLNILYHLQLFMKDFIRAAMTCIRFYLNDVSNYSDLNAKINFLFDAQKHLESELQIEILSRKRKRSTSSMHSNQGILTMEMEPSEIDKHINSISRQMEITKFLANCEKEGRAPIHFLGMFPKKDSNNSSNLEIPTLFGDQQQKIDLAVLAILCGRNIEEGFGIAFRIIQDYNLPQQKVYSLTGHILAMKNNISAIEQLIKCCHTSGIANSYIISDYVLTHCVKLLLTHQHDETNSLLKNDIYNLIKLITDIELKINAYIECKQLKAAYLLAVKHSRAQDIRKILKESDRLGRNAIKAICIKWLQQEPKL; from the exons atgtCAAGAGAAACAAGGACATTggagataaataaatacattttatcaaaattatggTATACGTCTCTTATTATTTACCggagaaataataacaaatcttTTTTTTCACAATGTAACAATGATATTGAAGATTTTGTTGAATCAAAAACTCtgattacaaatttaat tcATTCTCAGAATGAGAATCAATATCAATGGataagttatatattattgcataAACTTCTTGACAATATAGCTTTAGATACTAAATATGTAGAAAAACCACAAAGTTATGTTCAAATGACATATGCTTTGCaattgtacaaaaatttgaCGATATATTTACAAcag GAATTACTAGCattctataaaaatagtttAGAACGAAGAAGTTCAGAAGATTTTGAGAAAATACAGaatggatattttatacttttgaaACAAAATGTTTGTGATAATCCATTTATTACATGTTGGATTCTTAACgaattattgttaatttatcCTAAGTCATcagttaatattatttatagcatacaaaatttttattttttgctgaTAAAAGAATTGATGGAATTTGAATTATCTAAACACAAATCAGACAATGACAATTATTTTGgatgtatattatgtattatttctaaaatgaATATTGTTGAATTTAATGATCCTACATTGTCAAAATGGCTTTTTCCTATGATGTtgaaaactaaaaatattcaagatatTGAATTTGCATTATATTCAAGAACAGATCAtcactttttaaaaaaatggtGTACTTTTCTTagtgaattttatatacattccAAACCTAATAACAATTTGAATCATGTATtgaaaattcagaaaatattatttcattttccttctGCTTCTGCCCCTATTCTAAATAAGAATAATCTTATAGAAagaataagtaataataaattacattggATCATAGACATTTTG gacatgtgttatattttaatgataaatgGACGATATAATGATGTTTCATTAATACTATCCTGTACATTATTAAAAGCATTTTGGCcagttttgttatttaaagtTTTGCATGAGTATTcgcaagaagaaatatttttaaataatgctAAGAAAGATTATGATTTCATATGTAattcaattgaatttttaatacctaaatgtaattttgatGTATTATGTGATCCCACATTGAATGAATTACAAAATGTACtatggaaaaatgtaaaaattttaaaatatatcctaAACTGCATAAGAGAAGATGTTAAAACAGATAACATATATCATGATGAGATAATAGAGACAACTGACTTTCAGCAAAAGCTTTCTATACAGCAGATATTCAATCTTTTACAACATTTTGATAGTCTTTTAGTATTAAAAATGACAACAGATATATATGAACAAAActatgaaaaagtaaaaaatttattaaaagatgtTTGCGAACCTGAAAATGTTTTCATAGCATATTGTAGCATTTTAAGTGCTTTGAAAGGTGTCTTATTGTGTAATAGTTATGATGCAAAGCAATCTATTatatcaaagtatttttttgatatggatcattatataaaaatgttatttccgCTTAATCTACGAATAcaagtaatagaaaatatattctgtTTACTTTTTTTGCGATATGAAGACTTTGGTCctacacaaaaaaattatgacaaaagctatataaataaatcccATGAGCAATTAAAATTCGAAAGTAAGTGGATGAAACAACATCTAGGAGGTTttatttgtaacaaatatGTTGTGAGAGATATATTATTCCACCTAGAGGATATTATCTCAATAACAAAAACTGCATGCACAGAAGAAtctatagaaaaaaaagaacaaattcaAAACAATATTGCTTCTATCAATGCAGCAATAACAGATGCTAAATGGAGATTTGAACTTTATACAACTTCGgaatttactaaaaatattaatatgaaatatgaaaataaaagttatttatctaaatttaaacCTAAATCTTTATTAGGTGGAAAGTTACCTTCCGATTGTTccaaagaaaagatatttttttatcaagaAGGTAATATTTCAGATGGAACAGAGACAAGATCTAGTAATAGTTCTGAATCAGAACTAGTACATAATACTAAATGGCGAAAACGTTCTAATAGTTTAGTATTAACAACAGATGATATAACAACTAAAGACATTATCCATAAACCATTATTTGTGAACTTTATGCTAGCAACAAAAGAAAGCTTAATTATTAGATGTTTATGGAAAAATGATTATGCAAAAGCACAAGCTATCATAGAG ACATGTAATATGGAGAATACCCAGCTAACTGGGGAAGTGCAGTTTTCCAAAGCATTACGTACACTTAGGGAAAATGTATGTAAACAAGCAAATACGTTGAAAAATAATGATCAATCTCCAGAGAACTCACAATTTTCTACACTAGAG aatATAAGGCTAGTTACACAGGAGGGTATAAAATCCTCTAGACAAACTAGTcaatttgaaacttttttGGTATCTCAAGAAATGAATTTGCGATTATTATCTATGGAAATTTTCAccaataatgaaatattagcAATATGTGCATTAGATTTGGCTTTAACAATGAGTCAAACTTACCCAATTTCACAGAATCTTTGTGAAATTGCAGTGAAATACTTAAAATTGTGTAAAACATTTGATAATACTGAATATGTATActtctttcataaattttgtCAATTGTTATATGAAAAGAAAGATGTGGCTTCTGTAGAAGATATACTCTGTGATGCAAGAATTGCATTATGCATAAAGGAAtgtaaagaaaaggaaaacttTTGGACTGATATTATGATTAATCATCACGAATTTAAAGAATCGCAGACTGATAAAGATacaattaatcaaatattaaaagatagtAATTATTTGCCTGGTTTAAAAATACTTAGCAAAACGGTAACAGTTGCTTGCGGATCTCAGaaatatatgcaaaatatGTGCTCTCACTTACAACTTTTACATTCAATTATTCCAACTGAACATACAATATCTACAGTTtctgatttattaaaaattccattacattattattttggTTACCAAATATTTGAACTTAAAATTGAGCCACAAAAACTTGAAGCAATTGCACATGATTTACAAGTTAATTTGTCATATAGTATCCTTACAAATACTTGCCCTAAACTTTCTTATCAAGAAGATTCAAGTTATACTATCATTAGTAAGGAAAATGGATGTATTATTTTGAACAAAGCTTCATCTAAGTCG GATTTAAATTATAAGCTTCAAAGACCAAATCAATGTGTTTCAGAGATATTAACAGAAATGTTGCAAATTTTGCATGATTTAAACGTGAATCAGTCCCGTTTGGATCCTGATGTttgtaaaactattttaaactATCCTGAAATTCAAACTGTATTAAAGAAAACATCTCGTCTTGCAAGTTTAGATTTGAGTGAATTATCTGTGGGTAATGAAACATTAGCATTTCTTTTGAATACATGGAATCTGATGTTTCTACATACTGCTTTAACTATTTGGGGAAATCGTCCTCCTTTTAACAACTTACAGCATGCAATTTCATTAATGTCAGTTGGTTATTTAATTGGTGATTTGGGTTTAGTAACAATTGCTGCACTTagatcaaaattattaaataacataatgttagataataaattttttatacaagttGAAGAACTTAATGAACCAGCTTGGCAAGATTTGGACATTACCCACGATCcaagaataatttttgtaatggCTAATGAATTTTTAGGGTCACCTCGTATACAA gtCTATAACTCAGACTCATTGGATGAAGATTTAACTAATGCTTTCCATGAATATCTAAATTATTACTCATGTGAGAAATCTACtcaaagaatagaaaaacaaaagataatGTTACTTCCAAAAATTGTAGAACAATATCAAACTTTCATTTCTCAGAATTCGAAAAATGATTTACAGATAAGTAATAACagtaacaaattattttcaataaatgattattttaaatcttttaatgAAGATATAGTTATACAGTATATGCCACTTTCCTACTCATACAatgtaatattgaaatattcaaattatttcaattcatATAATCATAAACAAATTAATCAGTATAATACTACCTGGAAAAATCATAATATAAGACCAAGTTTATTACAATACTTAGAAGGCCAATATTGGGTCGTCTCGTATCTTTTACAAAggataaataatgaaaatcctACTATTTTAAGAAACAGTTGTGATAACTTGAAACGCACTGCATGTCTTGAAAATcttttaacgtcatattggACGAaggaattgaaattattatttgaaaataatcaaACTCTTGCAGCCATATCCGAGGCGATATCAATACAAAAATTGTGGTCTCATTTTGAACTTATGTTAAAGGAAGATGAATTGGATGCTTGTTTGAGACTTATAAATGCTTTACCAACCCATATTGCTTTAAACAGTGAATTGCAATGTTTTCGAGATAAAATTCTCAGtcaaataatttcgaaaaaaaaagatacattcAACACGGAgatattgcaatatttatatcaaattaaagatatatatatattaagccAGACAGTATTGTATAATGTTAACAAGTggcatataaatatttgtgaaaatgCATTACTTCATACAGTATATCATGTAGATAACTACAAATTACCTATACATTGTAAGTTACAATTGAATGAAATCTTGCACAGAGtgctaatttttcataaaatgcttccatattgtataattaaatccaacgaaatttcgtataatattGCTTATTGTACAGAAAAAGTTGACCCATTACAAATTATCAAATCACTAATCAATGCAGATAAATTtgaattgtgtttggaatggaTGGAATGTCAAGCATTTTCTTTAGAAATACATCCTTCTGTAACAcaagattttttaattggttttttaaaaaatgaatctcaaaattttaaacaaacttTAAAG TTTTTTCAGGCATTACCTTTGGGTCAGTCAATTAAACTTTGCAAGATCGTCTTAAAAAAATTAGAGTCTATTGACTCATTAAGatttatttgcaattatttattacagtatTGTAAAGCAAcagaaactataaaatatagacGAACTCTACTAGGAATTGACATTTTAAGTATGTTAAATGTTCAAGAGAGACCATTATATATTCATCTTATCAAGGAACCGTTATTAATGTTAGAACAATTGCTGATGAATTGTAAATTTGAAAGTATTCAAAGGATATTAAGTAGAAttcaaaacaaattaaatcaaACAGATATCCCAAGAAGTAGCTTTGACAAACTTATAAGATTCTATGCTCAAAAGTCATTGGATTGCCGTGTATCTCTACAATGTGATTCTattgaaaacaaaacaaaaaatgtacaaCATTCTGCTTCAGAAATAGAAAACATTGAGTTTGTTATGCCTATAGTAGTTCCTACCAAAGAAGAATGGATACCTAATGATAAG GCCAGGAAATGTAGTTGCTgcaaaaatgttatattttcaatgtttaatAGACGACATCATTGTCGTAGATGTGGCCGGGTTATTTGTGCAACATGTTCTCAACATCGCATGCAAGTATCTGGTTATCCACCCTCTGTCCTTGTTCGCGTATGCAACGACTGTAAACGACAGACCGCATTACAAATGCACACTTTTCAAGGAACAGAGTCCACTCCAAGTagtgaaatatttgattattggCGATTAACAAGAGACCAGAAACATAATGATACTATCAGAgaagaattttcatttgaatatGCACCAAACATTTCTTTATGTTTAGCTATTCTGAATTTGCATTCCGAACATCAAACATATGCTAG TTTTCTATTAGATTGTTGTGACGAAATGAAACGTCTTCTACAACCTGTTAGTGGTGGTAGAGTAAATCCTGAAGTTGATCACacagttattattaaaatgatacGTTCCTTATTAGTAGCTGCAAAAGTTAAATGTGCCAAGCTTGGTCTTAATACGGGACTAGCTCATTGTGATCGTTTTCTATCGCAAGTAGATCTTATTGCAAGTCTTGTTCAATTTGATTGTTTACATTTAATACCTTCTGATAGTCTACATGATTACACCCTAAGAAAGTTGAGagatcttttaattaaaaaagaacagtGGACTCTTGCTTTAGATGTAAGCACTAAAGCAGGTTTAGAATGTTTAGATACACAAGGAGTTTGGGCAACTTGGGGTAAAGCATGTTTAAAAATGGGATATTTTAATCAAGCACGAGAAAAATTTTTCCACTGTCTTGATAAAGTACAGCCTGAGAATTTTGATGATTGGGTAATTCTGTCATATCCAGAAGAATCAGaaattttgatcaaaaatgGAACTCAGAAGCTAATAAATGAATctaataaaaacaaagaaattaaagtggataaattaagcacaaagaagatagaattttcaaaaaatcgtCCATTAAAAGATCCGCCATTACTTATAGAAATCCTACAAATATTGGATAATTTAAGCATATACAAGCAATATGTACAGCATCCTCATCAATACAAGTTCAATACCTCGCaagaaatgttaaataattttggaaGCTTTAAAATCGCTAGTCAAAGACAgcttgatattaaaaatacatctgTAACggtacaaaatatttgttatcatgaaagcatttattatttattaacttatGGAAGTTATAACTCAATTTTAGAGTTCTTTTTAAAACACGAGGAATTTGATAAATgtcttatttttactttagaaAACGATTTGGAACccgatttatttttcaatgcaATTTACTTATATTGTTTAAGAAATGGAAGTATTGACAAACTTCATGAAGCAATGATGAACAAggattcaaatttattaatttggaagaaatatttaatatatatttgtcatAGTTTAGAAAAAAGACAatacttgaatattttatatcatttgcAACTTTTTATGAAAGATTTTATACGTGCTGCAATGACTTGTATCCGCTTTTATCTTAACGATGTAAGCAACTATTCAGATTTAAAtgctaaaattaatttcttattcgaCGCTCAAAAACATTTGGAATCTGAGttgcaaattgaaattttaagtcGTAAAAGAAAACGAAGTACGAGCTCCATGCATAGTAATCAAGGAATTCTAACAATGGAAATGGAACCATCAGAGATagataaacatataaattcaatttccagACAAATGGAAATTACAAAGTTTCTAGCAAATtgtgaaaaagaaggaagagctCCTATTCACTTTTTAGGCATGTTTCCAAAAAAAGACTCTAATAATTCTTCTAATCTAGAAATACCAACATTATTTGGTGATCAACAACAAAAGATTGACTTGGCTGTTTTAGCCATTCTTTGTGGACGGAATATTGAAGAAGGATTTGGCATAGCATTTAGAATAATCCAAg atTACAATTTACCACAGCAAAAAGTGTATTCTCTAACTGGACACATTTTGGCAATGAAGAACAATATTTCCGCAAtagaacaattaattaaatgttgTCATACTTCTGGGAttgcaaattcatatattatatcagATTATGTACTGACTCACTGTGTGAAGTTGTTATTAACTCATCAACATGATGAAACTAACtcacttttaaaaaatgatatttataatcttattaaattaataactgaCATAGAACTTAAA ATAAATGCGTATATCGAATGCAAGCAATTAAAAGCAGCCTACCTATTAGCTGTGAAACATTCAAGAGCACaagatataagaaaaattttgaaGGAATCAGATAGGCTTGGTCGAAATGCTATTAAAgcaatatgtataaaatggCTCCAGCAAGAaccaaaattataa